The sequence GTTCTCTATGAGATGACCAGAGACTGAGTAGCCTGTTCTCTATGAGCTGACCAGAGATTGAGACTGAGCTGTCAGGATGTCCAGAAAAGTCCATAATAATAATGAATGTTGGCTACTGTATAAGCTATTGAATAGAAGCCTGATATCAGtaaaaacaataacaacaacatgtATACCACGCATTGGAGAGCATTTTGGGCCCTAAAACGAactggtaaaaaaataaataataataataataactatcaCAGATTATCGtgaaatctacacaaaatacttacATTCAACacgagcacacgcacacacacacacacaaaaaaagtcaGGTTGTTTTCGTCCACCACAGGATTTGCTTCATAATGCATTCGTGCCCAGTAGCCTACACAGTTTTCTTCATAAAGAATGCCAATTTGTTGtgtctaatgttagctaggctggGAGTTAAAGTTAGGAGGGCTGTCTTGCAACACAAAAGGTtgcgtgtttgaatctcatcacagatACCTTTAGCAACtatttactatatatatatatattttatagctactttgcaactacttagcatgttagctaccCCGACCCCCTAAATCCTATCCTAACATTACCCACAAccaattggaattcgtaacattaCATACGTTACATATTgtacgaattgtaattcgtaacgtCTAATAAATACCAAATGGATAATGGACACCCACAAAGTAATATATATGAAAAAATAACATCATACTAATTGGAGATTTAAGTGTACTAACTAGGTCTAGGTGTTGTGCAACCTACTGGATTCATCTGTGAttgaaatgcactgtacattacaTCGTGTGGTGTTCACGGAGAAATGTACTGAGTCAATTGTGTTTTACATACAAATGTTGATATTGGGTTGGGGGGAGACAAAACAAATCAAGATAACCCACAACCCGATACTTCCACCTATATAAGTGTTGTTCTCACCGATAGCCGTCGACACCACGGCTTTTGTTACCACTTCACATTGAAATTGACCCTGGCCCTGCGTGGGGGGCAAGAGGGGCGGTGTTTTCTCAAACCAcagacaacaaaacaaaacaacaggtCGGCGGCGATTGACAATTTCCTGAAGAGAGGTCGGCCTTATCACTCCCAAATCTCTCTTCAAAGTGTCCCTATCTGCAGTGAACCCAAGTCGTGTGAATCCGTTCCATGCACACATAATGGAATAACTAAGTTACCTGGGAGAGAATCCGGAACGAAGCCTTATGCGGTGCGCTTCACCACTCCGATAGTGACCGACGTCCTCTTGGAAAGCGATTTATACCAAATATTTCAGGTAAGTAACGTACCCAAATTACTATTGTATCAATGAACAAAGTAACTTACTCCCACGTAGTAGTAATCAGAAGAAAACGTGGTACAACAGTTGGTTGATGGTGCGTTTGTTGATAACGAATCAATCACAAACGTCTCCTCTATTTTCATTCGTATAGAATTAATTATTTTCGACATTTTTGTTACAAAATTATTATTTTAGTCAATTTGAAGCCAAGTGACTCAGTTCTGCAGTTCGCCACACGTCTTGTACCACACATTCGTGCGTCGTTGGCTATATTAAGATGAAATAATTGCGTAATTAATTGAATTTAGTATGGCAACTTTTTTTTCTCTTAGTGGAAACTGCTAGAATGTtttacacaacacacatacatatTTTACACAATGAACACATTATACCTAATTTAAAATATATCTCAATATATTTTTAAcataaaaaatatgtatataacaTTTGTCACGTGCATATCAATATGACTTCACCAAGCTTACAGCAATACGTTTCGGTCCTGGAGCTGGTTTGTTATTGTGAACATGTGCAGCTAATATATTTGCGAACACATTGCCTGCCACAAATCTATTTTTAATCTCGACTGGTCCAGCTTTCTGTAAATGGGTCCAGGAACACAAGAATTCAATCACATTCAGTCGGTTATGAATGCATGTCTCTTCAGGACCTATTCAGTCAAACCCGTAAGCAGGTTTGACTGATGGTTCTAGATAAAAACATTCTTCATGTAGGTTCACaattacatttgtatttttttcccccttcGATGTGATTAAAGTGATCTAGTCGACGGCTTCTGAACCTTTCCTGTGTATCTGCTTCTGTATGGGTTCAGGTTCATGTTAAAAtgtttatttgaccttttatttaactaggcaagtcagttaatgaacaaattcttattttcaatgacggcctaggaacagtgggttaactggtctaggaacagtgggttaactggtctaggaacagtggggttaactggtctaggaacagtgggttaactggtctaggaacagtgggttaactggtctaggatcagtgggttaactggtctaggaacagtgggttaactggtctaggatcagtgggttaactggtctaggatcagtgggttaactggtctaggaacagtggggttaactggtctaggatcagtgggttaactggtcttggaacagtggggttaactggtcttggaacagtggggttaactggtctaggaacagtgggttaactggtctaggaacagtgggttaactggtctaggaacagtgggttaactggtctaggaacagtgggttaactggtctaggaacagtgggttaactggtctaggaacagtgggttaactgcctgttcaggggcagaacgacagatttgtaccttgtcagcttggggatgtgaacttgcaaccttccggttactagtccaacgctccaaccactagactatctatgttctgtctctgtgtcccggCAGGTATGATTCAGAGGAAGGAGGTGATACTCTCAGTCCTAGAGGAGCTGCAGGATGCCACAGAGAGCTCCGGCCTGCACGCCCTCACCAGGGTAGCTCTGGAGGTCCACCAGGTACTGACCCCCTTCACCctgccctcctccccctgccaggAGTTCCCCGGCTGGGCAGGCATCGACGGCGTGGCCCATAGCCTGTACCCTGCTGACGCCCCCGGAGGCCTCCTGCCTCTGGCCTGTAAGGGAGAGGGGAACCTGTTGTTTGATACAGCCAGCATGCTGCTAGTGGGGACGACTAGTCTCAGTCTGGAGCTGCAGGTGAGCAGAGATTGGCAGTGTTTCAATCATATGCAGCATCTGAGTTTCAACAAATACGTTGCATTTATTTTGTGGATCTGGTTGATTTTTTTCCTAGTTTGGAAATGTAATTTCTTTGTGGACAAGAGCTACTAAAAAAATAATATCTGTGTTTCTtttaaaagtgtgtgtgagtgtgtgtgtgtgtgtgtgtgtgtgtgttacactaaGTATGTGCCAACTCCTGAACTGCATTTCCTCCAGGTACGTACGGTGGTGGAGATGCTGCTGTGGAAGAGATACTATCTGAGCGGTATGATCGACTCGAAGGTGATGCTGCAGGCGGCCAGGTTCAGCCTGTGTGCCGAGGAGTCCCAGGACATGCTCAACCTCCCCCTTTCAGTCCTCGAAGCGATCTTCGACGCCGACGTCAAAGCCTCCTGCTTCTCCGGCTCCTACGCCAACATGTGGCACCTCTATGCTCTTTCCTCCGTCCTCCAGTGCAACATCTATTCTGTCTACCCCATGTACAACCTCAAGATACGACCCTACTTCAACCGCCTGATAAGACCCAGGTCCTACCCCAAAGACATGGATCCTATCACCTTGCACATCATGTGGTccggagagctggagggaggCTCCTCCAGGTTCAGACCCACAGTCTTTGTAGCGTTAGTCCATTCTAGTGACCTCCGGACGGGGAGTCCTTACGACGAGCAGAGGGTCCCCCCTCTGAAGACCCAGGAGCTTCTCAAGCAGGACTCTCTCCTGTCCTACTCCAGTCTGAAGGACAAGTACAACGTCACCAAGAGTACCTTCTACCGCTGGAGACGGCAGACGCAGGAGCACCGTTTAAGATCTGCTGCCAGGCACGTTACAGTTTCCTGTCTCTGTCGTCGATCAAAATACTGTCTGATTTTAAATCATGGCACTCTGGCACATTCACTTTGTTTTTGTCTTGTATTGTTTATTTAGCTGTATGTTTCTGCTGACATTGAATTAGTATTTTTCATCTGATCTTTTTCTATCAAGGTACGAGGCCAAACACTTCCTCCAAGCGTGCTATCTGGAAGGGAAGCTCATCCCTCTGCATCAGTTCAAAGAGTTCTTCCCTGAGATCTCCAGATCCACCTACTATGCATGGAAGCACGAGCTGATCTCATCCGGCGGTAATTTCTCCACGTTCTCTACGAGCGAGGTGAGTCCAGGGGACAGCACGGCGCAGGAGTCCTGGTCCTCTCCAGAGTACAAGCTCGGGCAGGAGGAAGACCATGAGGAAGAGCATGAGGCCAGAGAGCATCACAACAGCGTGGCCAGTCTGTTCGGCCTGAACTACAACGATGATCAGATGGATGGAGAACGGGCCCAAAACATGGCTGTGATGCAGGAGGCCAAGAAGGTTCTTCAGAACTGCATCGCTAGGAATACATCGTTCCCCTTCCGCATCTTCAAGAGGAGCTTCCCAGGGATCTCCAGGTCACCTACAAGGATTTTACTGTTATTTAGCTCAGCCTTTAATAACAAATAGTTTACTGTTATTTAGCTCAAATATTTAATAACAAATAGTTTACTGTTATTTTAGacattatttttgttttttaaatattgcATTCATCCATTTTATTGATTTACTGTAAAGTGTGTTGCAATTTTAACATGAACTTTTGAACTAAACGTTTGATTTGATCCAGGTCTACTTATTACAACTGGAGGAGAGAGGCCATGCTGTTTAACCGAGGCTACAAGGTCGGAAGCAGTGAAAACAGCTTGGACACGGATAAGAGTAGTCCAACTGGTGGTCTGTCCCCTATC is a genomic window of Oncorhynchus gorbuscha isolate QuinsamMale2020 ecotype Even-year linkage group LG12, OgorEven_v1.0, whole genome shotgun sequence containing:
- the LOC123991539 gene encoding vertnin-like isoform X1, with product MIQRKEVILSVLEELQDATESSGLHALTRVALEVHQVLTPFTLPSSPCQEFPGWAGIDGVAHSLYPADAPGGLLPLACKGEGNLLFDTASMLLVGTTSLSLELQVRTVVEMLLWKRYYLSGMIDSKVMLQAARFSLCAEESQDMLNLPLSVLEAIFDADVKASCFSGSYANMWHLYALSSVLQCNIYSVYPMYNLKIRPYFNRLIRPRSYPKDMDPITLHIMWSGELEGGSSRFRPTVFVALVHSSDLRTGSPYDEQRVPPLKTQELLKQDSLLSYSSLKDKYNVTKSTFYRWRRQTQEHRLRSAARYEAKHFLQACYLEGKLIPLHQFKEFFPEISRSTYYAWKHELISSGGNFSTFSTSEVSPGDSTAQESWSSPEYKLGQEEDHEEEHEAREHHNSVASLFGLNYNDDQMDGERAQNMAVMQEAKKVLQNCIARNTSFPFRIFKRSFPGISRSTYYNWRREAMLFNRGYKVGSSENSLDTDKSSPTGGLSPIGGTESHGHAATVFPRVKICRNNQKGFRMVFLRRKKLREAAKVKVWRSKWPLSRFRVMYPSLSLCFYWLWRNGPSGTRKEETTTPSLEVDRSEMIMENNNAVKENGMMMMMAESDIKTKAPMQDVFSFEGDPTEDLRAPVTMTSVTSPLPNPTNMSATTDDQMFVMDLVALANFKAKAKLFLQKRFEEKSFPTFKEFRSFFPLTPRSTYYMWKRALHHGVPLSLYFVVIYIAIDATPSSPKAW
- the LOC123991539 gene encoding vertnin-like isoform X2 gives rise to the protein MIQRKEVILSVLEELQDATESSGLHALTRVALEVHQVLTPFTLPSSPCQEFPGWAGIDGVAHSLYPADAPGGLLPLACKGEGNLLFDTASMLLVGTTSLSLELQVRTVVEMLLWKRYYLSGMIDSKVMLQAARFSLCAEESQDMLNLPLSVLEAIFDADVKASCFSGSYANMWHLYALSSVLQCNIYSVYPMYNLKIRPYFNRLIRPRSYPKDMDPITLHIMWSGELEGGSSRFRPTVFVALVHSSDLRTGSPYDEQRVPPLKTQELLKQDSLLSYSSLKDKYNVTKSTFYRWRRQTQEHRLRSAARYEAKHFLQACYLEGKLIPLHQFKEFFPEISRSTYYAWKHELISSGGNFSTFSTSEVSPGDSTAQESWSSPEYKLGQEEDHEEEHEAREHHNSVASLFGLNYNDDQMDGERAQNMAVMQEAKKVLQNCIARNTSFPFRIFKRSFPGISRSTYYNWRREAMLFNRGYKVGSSENSLDTDKSSPTGGLSPIGGTESHGHAATVFPRVKICRNNQKGFRMVFLRRKKLREAAKVKVWRSKWPLSRFRVMYPSLSLCFYWLWRNGPSGTRKEETTTPSLEVDRSEMIMENNNAVKENGMMMMMAESDIKTKAPMQDVFSFEGDPTEDLRAPVTMTSVTSPLPNPTNMSATTDDQMFVMDLVALANFKAKAKLFLQKRFEEKSFPTFKEFRSFFPLTPRSTYYMWKRALHHGVPLSLYFVVIYIAIDATPSR